In Drosophila ananassae strain 14024-0371.13 chromosome 3R, ASM1763931v2, whole genome shotgun sequence, the DNA window GTTTTACTTTCTGCCAAATTAGAACcagaaaaaaagttaaaaaaaattttcttaaaatttttagTATCTTTTCGttcaaaatcaaatcaaaagaaaaactgACCCATTAAAATGGACATTGATTTTGCCATGTACGCTCAGCTCTCTGGAATTCCCTATATGCCTACTCCTGAAGAATTCTATCCCGAGGTAACTATCCTACACCCTAATTATATATCCTATAACCCAATAACTTATGTGATTGGAATCAGTTGTCTCGTGGGATGCAGCATCAAGAGCCGGAGCAGCGCCATGGCGACTATCGTCCTCCCACTGCTATGGAGCAGCGTTATGGTGACTGTCGGCTTCCTGCAATGGATTTGGAAATGCCACGGGACTATCAAAATCGTCAGGCCCCTCCAATGTCTATGCAACATGAGTACTTCGATAAGTACTATCAGAAGCAGCCGCGGCCTAACGACAATATGTCTGATGGCTTTCGTTCCAATCCTTACAATCCTGTTGGTTATCAGAGTCCTTCAGAGTATCGTTGCATGGCACGTGGACAGAGGCGAGCTAAAGAAATGATGTCACGTAATGGGTTGTagtaagtttttaaaaaaatatattaattaagGGATTAACTATTATGGGATTTCCATAGTTCACCGATGGATGCTTCTAGCACCCAAAACAGCGGAGGAGATTCCAGTTACTTTCCTAATTATGCCACTGGTTAGTAAAGATAATACTTTGCTATAATTATTCAAAaagataattaaatttaatttttagattATAATGGACGAATGCAGCACCAACGCAGGCATTCATTTTGGTGAAGAACAGCCTTTTCttacatttaaaatatttttggtcgttgtttttcttttagtGTGTTCCGAGTTGTTGAATCTTAtgcgaaaaaatatattattctAAAGGaattgcatttttattattattaatctGGTATTATATGTAGTAGTTTTCGATCAAGACACAGGATAAAACACATCTCTGTGATCCTATTATTCGAAATGATCAGTTCTGCATATATTACCCTAAGGATTAGGAATTACTCTCATTCCTTGTGGGTAATTAACGTTTATTTTATGGCCATTTGCCATTGTATAGAACCAACGCATCCTGCCCTGCCCCACCCTATATGTCCTTTAGAAAATCATGAGGAGAGCAGGGGAATTGTGGGtgtgagtgggtgggtgggtggttggcTCAAGTCACCCAAGCCAAACAAAATGCAATGAAGGattaaaataagaaagatgtgcaaataaaatattttacaaagcGGACAACGAGGACAACTTTTTGTCCAGGACTGCTGGTGGTTTTCAGGGTATGCTGTGGTGGGGCAGGGACTGTGGGTGTGATGGGGTCCGAAATGCGAACGGAACATGTCGATGTGGAGTGGGACAGAGACAGGGACACAGACAGaggcagagacagagacagggACAGAGAGAGGAAGACACCGAGACGGACTACAACAAACAATGGCAACCAGACTGAAGCTTGGACTTGCACCGCTCAGGGATCGTGGTATCAGTGGGTGGCGAGGTGGTTGGCTTTGGTTTGAGTTTTCCATGGGCGTATGCCAAGAGCGGAGAGGTGGGTGGAGGGAAGGTGAGGGAAGCCGGGTCGGGTCGACACTGCATGGTAGCATTGTCAAAATAAATCAATCGGTTTTATGTTGTTTTCTGGAATTTCGGTTTTGTTGCTTTGTTATTTTGTTGCCACCGCCCAACGCTGCCACCGTCGACATCAGGATGCCCCGGTGTGGAACAGTTGCAGGATCtggcgctgctgctgcaggACCAAGAACAACTACAGCTTCAGCTTGCGGTGGCATAAATCAGTTGGCCGTTGGACCCATTTATGAAAGGATAAacccagcacacacacacacatacaccccaacaaatactaaaaattcAAGTGAGTTGTGAGAGTAGCGGCGGGCTCATAAAAATGCATAAGTTccaaaaaattgtataaataaaaatacaaatttttcgTTAGCCCCTGCAAGCCAATAATTCAAGTTACCTCCCAACCAGCTAGAAATTCTCTGATTTATCTCGAGAGGAATTAAGATGTCTCAAAAGTTCCAGCGGGCAACATTAAAACATCATCCGTGGAAAAGACTCTAAAATAGGTTTCGGCAACTCCTTTCGAATTCCCTCTATCAGCTCTTCATAATCGTTCACACTTCCTCTGCTGGTAACTTTGGTTTTGTGGTGATGGAACTGGTAAAGGGGGGAGCCCGGCCAGATGGTTTAACGAAACTTTACTGGATCTCTTTGGACGCGTCTAAAGTGATTTCCTTTTAGGATTTTCAAAAACTTTCACCAAAGGTAAGTAAACATCGCCCTCatccacacacatacactttAGTCCTGGTAGTCCTGTCTCACCACATATGAATCTGGGCTGGGTCCGAATCCTTGGCCCTTCTCTCTAATGAAGCAGAATCCGCTGGCGCATTTGCCTCGACTCTTTAATCCTTAATAACTTTTGAGCAAGTGACTTTACAACGCACACAAAATGTCCAAATTCATCATATTTGTGTTGGCATTGAATGTGGGATTTGTGGGTAGAGGACCCTCCCAGAGGACTTATCCTTTCTGGAAggagaaaaattgaaaaattggtAAAGAGGTGCATGATGTTTGGTTCTTGTACTTTTCAGACAAGAGTCTGCCTTAAAcgattaattaataaataaaattttggagaTAAACATTATTGTTTGAGTCTTTACGGgaaaaaactttattttctctTGGGAAATGAATGTTTATgcgttaaattaaaattgcgtGAAAAATGTGtcccaaaaaaaagtcaagACACGACACCGGCAAGTtacaaaattgtttttaaattaagatGGCAATTTTCccaagacaaaaaaataaaaaaaaacttgaagGAGGTGGTAGGTAAACTTGTGTTTTGCTTGGTGGCCAAACGAAATTTGATTATGTTCGCGGTTACACTTCATTCGTcgtgatgtttttttttgccacaGTGCCACCGTGCCACCTCGCCACCTTTCCACCTTACCACCTTACCACCCTGCCACCCCCAAAGTCAGGACACCCTTACCTCGCATAAATTCTTGTACATCCCCCTTGGCAGGCTGAAACTGCCAGGAATTTATGCGATCaattaaatttctcaaatgACCAAAGGAAAGTTGTTCacagttttttaattttcataaattttacttaaaaattgTTCCTTTCTCAAGCATAGTAAATTCGTTGTTATGGCTGCTTAATGTGTCAAGTTTTTCGGTGGCTATCTTTTCGAGAGTTACGATAATGATAATCAGATTTTATGATGATTAGAAATTAGAAATTTAGAGCCAGCGATGAGAATTTATTGTAAATTAGTGGGGATCGTTAGTGGGGAGAGGCTCTAAGATGTCCAGAATGGAGGACGAAAAGGACGCTCTGTCCAGGGAAAGTAAATCAAATGTAAATCATCGACAGAATGGCAGGGCAAGCCGGACAAACTTTCGTCTTTGGCGGAGTCCAAAAATGAAATACAACACATTTTGTGGGGAAACCTTTACAACTAAATGCGGATAATCTGTAAGTTTGCGTTTTGCCCAAATTTATGGGAAACTGGGTGGAGTTTTTCCtccatatatatgtattgttgttgttgtgtctTTTCTTGGGTGCTGGCTCTATATAGTTTTCCCACCGATTTCCCAGTCCCCCTGCACTCCCCACTATCTCTGCCAGCAAGTGAAAAACGCCGCCCGCAACTAAAACATGCGCATTCAATGGGGGAAGCCGTTCGCCTTTCCTTTCCCGACTTTCGCCACCCACTTTCACCCACGCCCCCTGCCTGGCGCACCCAACCCTTCTCTGGCCAATCTTCTGCTGCAATTCATTTCCAGCAGGCAAGTGTGTGTGTAAGGGTGTGCGGAGATTTACCGTTTTATACTTGACATTTCCAAAAGTTTAAGTTTTAATTTATGACACCGCCGCCGCTTTCTATACGAGGCGACAAGCTAAATATGAGCGAATGGGTCGTCCTTAAACAGGATATCTAGCCATTGTCGCTGCTCCCGACTTCTGGCGTTCAAGGGACACGGCTCTCTGGTCTCGGCTCATCTTTACAATTGCTTGAGGACCCTCACAATGCCGTTGTTCAGTTTTTTCTTTGCCGAATCCTTTTCCTGGGATAAGAATTAGTTCGAAAAGATGGAAAACCTGTcagcaaaagcaaagcaatTTTATGGTTAAAATATAACTTTAGTTTGCTGAATGATCATTAGGGGGAAGGATATTATACAGAATGTATAAATAATGTattgtattttaaaatatttatggaaTGAAGTTCTATATTCAGTAGAATATTTTATAAGGAGAATCAAGGTAATCTAGATCTATGTTAAGGTCGGAAAGGTTTAATATGCGAgatttttttacaaaagtATGGCGGTTTCTCTAAAATAAATTACAGTCCAAATTAAGGCCATAGtggcttaaatacaaattttaaaacacTTTCTAGCCAATATTGAAACCATATAGTGTAGTATTTGGAAAAGGATTACCATTTACGATTCAAAAATCCAATTGCCTTCAATCTGAATTCAAATCCCACAAAATTGCAATAGAAAAGTtgcaattgaaaattttg includes these proteins:
- the LOC6506371 gene encoding uncharacterized protein LOC6506371, whose amino-acid sequence is MDIDFAMYAQLSGIPYMPTPEEFYPELSRGMQHQEPEQRHGDYRPPTAMEQRYGDCRLPAMDLEMPRDYQNRQAPPMSMQHEYFDKYYQKQPRPNDNMSDGFRSNPYNPVGYQSPSEYRCMARGQRRAKEMMSRNGLYSPMDASSTQNSGGDSSYFPNYATDYNGRMQHQRRHSFW